The sequence AAGCGGCGATCATTACTCCAGCCGCAAAGCCGAGGAACAAAGTCTGCATTACCTTGCTCGTCCGCTGACGAAAAAAGAAAACCAGCGCCGCGCCCAGACAGGTCATTAAAAATATAAATCCGACACCGCCAGCCGCCCACAAAAAATCGCGCATATATTTACTCCTGCGCCAGCAGCGCGGCAAACGCCGCCATTATTTCCGGCGTATCCCATTCCATGCTGCCGATCACCCTGACTATAATCCGGCCTTTTCGGTCGATGAGATATGTCGTCGGAAAAGCGGTGACCCCGTAAAGTCTCGTGGTTGCTTTACCGGAAATATCTAACCCCGCCGGAAAAGAAAGTTTATTCTCCGCCAGAAAAGCGCGCACGGTTTCCGGTGTTTCCTGATAATTTACCGCCAGCATTTCCAGACCCTGCGGCTTAAATTTTTGATAGAGCCTTTCCATAGAGGGCATTTCATCCTCGCAGGGGCCGCACCAGCTCGCCCAAAAATTTAAAAACACCACTTTGCCGGACAACTCCTGAATATTGCATGTGCCGCCGGACGCCAGCGGCAGCGTAAGGTCAACGGCCGGACGCGTTTTTCGCAAGACCGGCAGGCCAGCCGTGGCAAAAGCCTGGCGCACCTCCGGCGCGACGTAGACATTTTGGGAAACTTTATTGCCGGCGGACAACGCCAGAGAAACAAAACACAGGACTAAAATTATTTTACGCATAAAAAACTCCTTTTTTAAAATTTTTAATAAATCAATTCACCGGCTCAGCAGTGTGGTCAGTGCCTGAAAACGGCCGGTCAGCACCAGTAAACCCAAAATGATCAGCAAAACGCCGCTGATTTTCTGAATAACGGGCAGCGCCGCGCGCCAGCGTGTGATTATCCGCCAGAAACGCTCCAGAAAAACAGCCGCCAGCAAAAAAGGCAGACCTAGACCAGCGGAATAAGCCGTCAAATACCAGGCTGCCGCGCCAGCTTGTCCGCTCTGTCCGGCCAGCAGCAAAATACTGGCCAGTATCGGGCCGATGCAGGGCGTCCAGCCGGCGCCAAAAGCCGCGCCCGCCAGCAAAGCTCCGCCCGCGCCTTGCGGCCAGCGCGCGAGATGAAAACGTTTTTCGTAATTCAGGAAAGCCAGAAAATCAAACAAAATATTTAAGCCCAGCATGATGATGATCAGGCCGGACAGCCAGCGTATATACAGCGCCGCGCCGCCCAGCAAAGAAAATCCACCGGCCAGAAGCAGGCTCAAAGCGACAAATACCAGACTAAAACCACAGATAAAACCGAGCGTGCGGGCGAGAAAATAGCCGTTCAGCGGCGGCGCTTCCTGTTTGAGCTGTTCAGGAGTAAAACCGCCCAGCAGGCAGAAATATGAGGGAAGCAGCGGCAAAACACAGGGCGAGAAAAAAGAAAAAAGCCCGGCCATAAAAGCTACCCATACCGACAGATGATTGTTCATAGCCTATTAGTATATCATTTTTTAAGCCGCAGGTCTTTAATGACCAGCTGTAATTTTTTGTGTCCCTGCCATTCGTTGATAGACAGATTGAAGGCGATCTCCAGATTGGGGTTTTTTTGAACGAGCGGATAGAGATTGGCCATATTCCAGCCTACGCCGTCGATAATGTCCTGCCCATTGGTCAGCGAAAGTTTCAAATGTTGTTTATTGCCGCCGATCTTGGCGAAGTCGTAAATGGACAGCTCGGTCGTCGTAAAAACCGGCTGCGGATTGTTCTGGCCAAACGGATTGAGCTTTTCCAGTTCTGCGGCCAGCGCGGAAGTGATCTGCTCTTTAGGCAGCGCGGCGTCGATCGGCAGCTTGGCGATGTAATTATCCGCCGTGCTGTTCTCAGCCAGAGCCTTACGGTAAGCCTGTTTAAATTCTTCGATACGGTCGCTGGCGATCTCAAATCCGGCCGCTTCCTTGTGTCCGCCGTGGTCTTTGAGCAGATAGGCGCATTTTTGCAGCGGACTAAAAATATCCAAACCAGGCAGCGAGCGGATCGAACCGCGGCCGCCGCCGCCGGAAACCGCGATCAGCACGGTCGGCCGGTTGTACTGCCTGACGATCTGCGCGGCCACAATGCCGATAATGCCCGGGTGCCAGTTTTCCGCGGACAGGATAAAAACTTTCTCGGCGTTTTTGTCCGGCAATCTTTCAATGATGGCGGCCACTTGAGCGTTGATCTTGCCGCCGATTTCCTGCCGCGCGGCGTTGAGCTTGTTTAATTCCAGAGCCAGCTGTTTGGCGTGCTGGTAGTTGGTTTCCAGCAGCAATTTGACGGCAACAGCGGAATCGCCCATCCGTCCAGCGGCGTTGACGCGCGGCCCGAGACCAAAACCAATGTCGCGCGCGGTAAG comes from Candidatus Margulisiibacteriota bacterium and encodes:
- a CDS encoding cytochrome c biogenesis protein CcdA, producing the protein MNNHLSVWVAFMAGLFSFFSPCVLPLLPSYFCLLGGFTPEQLKQEAPPLNGYFLARTLGFICGFSLVFVALSLLLAGGFSLLGGAALYIRWLSGLIIIMLGLNILFDFLAFLNYEKRFHLARWPQGAGGALLAGAAFGAGWTPCIGPILASILLLAGQSGQAGAAAWYLTAYSAGLGLPFLLAAVFLERFWRIITRWRAALPVIQKISGVLLIILGLLVLTGRFQALTTLLSR
- the recJ gene encoding single-stranded-DNA-specific exonuclease RecJ; its protein translation is MPKLSLLNQEWLRPAEQPALGSRADVIAAVLRNRKISAPADIAVFLNPSLSDLAPLEQIPGIAAAAAYLLKNLSKKITIYGDYDVDGVTGTTLLYSALQKLGAAKLGYYIPHRFSEGYGLNKTAIQKIRGDGTEIIVTVDCGISNYEEIKYAKELGLSVIVTDHHNPPVIFPPADFLVNPKMNNDPAFSGRSIAGVAVAFKFAEQMFRLKGQAPYSQTRQYLDLVLLGTIADVVPLLEENRALAIFGLREINPQKRVGVRALADAAGLTGQTLTARDIGFGLGPRVNAAGRMGDSAVAVKLLLETNYQHAKQLALELNKLNAARQEIGGKINAQVAAIIERLPDKNAEKVFILSAENWHPGIIGIVAAQIVRQYNRPTVLIAVSGGGGRGSIRSLPGLDIFSPLQKCAYLLKDHGGHKEAAGFEIASDRIEEFKQAYRKALAENSTADNYIAKLPIDAALPKEQITSALAAELEKLNPFGQNNPQPVFTTTELSIYDFAKIGGNKQHLKLSLTNGQDIIDGVGWNMANLYPLVQKNPNLEIAFNLSINEWQGHKKLQLVIKDLRLKK
- a CDS encoding TlpA family protein disulfide reductase, producing the protein MRKIILVLCFVSLALSAGNKVSQNVYVAPEVRQAFATAGLPVLRKTRPAVDLTLPLASGGTCNIQELSGKVVFLNFWASWCGPCEDEMPSMERLYQKFKPQGLEMLAVNYQETPETVRAFLAENKLSFPAGLDISGKATTRLYGVTAFPTTYLIDRKGRIIVRVIGSMEWDTPEIMAAFAALLAQE